A stretch of Chlamydiota bacterium DNA encodes these proteins:
- a CDS encoding inorganic phosphate transporter produces MLALLKLFGGLFLGWGIGANNAGNMFGTAVGTGAVKYRTAVVCVAVFVLVGSILEGYKLYDGYKFDKSGEFKVSFTQAAVATTAGAASIMVQTYFGIPTSTTQNAIGGVMGISILSMGMAGISWTKLLYWLVSWIILPIASAAVSYAGVRGLGWVVQRTVKRVAVLNTIYKIGLLVFGCYGAYAMGANNVVVTTGPFYQAGFFGDPSRAHAIWAATLGGVAMAVGALTYGGNVIRTVGKDITALDPFSALIAVLTHSLVVHFFTQLAIPVSSSQAIVGAVAGVGLVRGVSTVNARKLWAIFSAWFLSPVVAALLAIGIALALGIR; encoded by the coding sequence GTGCTCGCGTTACTCAAGCTCTTCGGCGGCCTCTTCCTCGGCTGGGGGATCGGGGCCAACAACGCCGGCAATATGTTCGGGACGGCGGTCGGCACCGGCGCCGTCAAGTACCGCACCGCCGTCGTCTGCGTCGCCGTCTTTGTCCTGGTGGGGTCCATCCTCGAGGGGTACAAGCTCTACGACGGCTACAAGTTCGACAAGAGCGGGGAGTTCAAGGTCTCCTTCACGCAGGCGGCCGTCGCCACCACCGCGGGCGCCGCGAGCATAATGGTGCAGACGTACTTCGGCATCCCGACCTCCACCACGCAGAACGCCATCGGCGGCGTGATGGGGATCTCCATCCTCTCGATGGGGATGGCCGGCATCAGCTGGACGAAGCTCCTCTACTGGCTCGTCTCCTGGATCATCCTCCCCATCGCCTCGGCGGCCGTCTCCTACGCCGGGGTCAGAGGTCTCGGCTGGGTCGTCCAGCGCACCGTCAAGCGGGTGGCCGTCCTCAATACGATCTACAAGATCGGCCTCCTTGTCTTCGGCTGCTACGGGGCCTACGCGATGGGGGCGAACAACGTCGTCGTCACGACCGGGCCGTTCTACCAGGCGGGTTTCTTCGGCGACCCCTCCCGCGCCCACGCCATCTGGGCGGCGACGCTCGGCGGCGTCGCGATGGCCGTCGGGGCGCTGACCTACGGGGGGAACGTCATCAGGACGGTGGGCAAGGATATCACCGCCCTCGACCCGTTTTCCGCGCTCATCGCCGTGCTCACGCACTCGCTCGTCGTCCACTTCTTCACCCAGCTCGCCATCCCGGTCTCGTCGTCCCAGGCGATCGTCGGGGCGGTCGCGGGGGTGGGGCTCGTGCGGGGCGTGAGCACCGTGAACGCCCGGAAGCTCTGGGCGATCTTCTCCGCCTGGTTCCTGTCCCCGGTCGTCGCCGCGCTGCTCGCGATAGGCATCGCCCTGGCGCTGGGCATACGCTGA
- the dusB gene encoding tRNA dihydrouridine synthase DusB, with the protein MPLVIGNLALPSRLLLSPLAGVSDLPFRLVARGLGCRFAFAEMISAAALVRGSPRTIRMLRTETADAPLGVQLFGADPVQAARAVEILCERPPALIDFNAACPARKIVRRGEGAALLRDPAALEAILRAMASRASVPVTVKLRAGWDASSPAAREIALRARDAGVRAIFIHGRTMRQGYTGSVDYAAIRAVKEALDIPVVASGDALTPALVKRLLDETGCDGALLARGALGNPWLFAEAETFLSGGSVPPRPSRGEIAATMLRHLALLCAHYGEGHGPTVFRKHFAWYTRGMAGTKPLKEKAFKAATEEAMRGLIEALREGGG; encoded by the coding sequence ATGCCACTCGTCATCGGGAACCTCGCCCTGCCGTCGCGGCTCCTCCTCTCCCCCCTCGCCGGGGTGAGCGACCTGCCGTTCCGCCTCGTCGCCCGCGGCCTCGGCTGCCGGTTCGCCTTCGCCGAGATGATCAGCGCCGCCGCCCTCGTCCGCGGGAGCCCGCGCACGATCCGGATGCTCCGGACGGAGACCGCGGACGCGCCGCTCGGCGTGCAGCTCTTCGGCGCGGACCCGGTCCAGGCCGCGCGCGCGGTGGAGATCCTCTGCGAGCGCCCCCCCGCCCTCATCGACTTCAACGCGGCCTGCCCGGCGCGGAAGATAGTCCGGCGCGGCGAGGGGGCGGCGCTCCTCAGGGACCCGGCCGCCCTCGAAGCGATCCTCCGCGCGATGGCCTCGCGCGCCTCCGTGCCGGTGACCGTGAAGCTCCGCGCGGGCTGGGACGCCTCCTCCCCCGCGGCGCGTGAGATCGCCCTCCGGGCGCGGGACGCCGGGGTGCGAGCGATCTTCATCCACGGGAGGACGATGCGGCAGGGGTACACCGGCTCCGTGGACTACGCGGCGATACGGGCGGTGAAGGAGGCCCTCGACATCCCGGTCGTGGCCAGCGGCGACGCGCTCACACCCGCCCTCGTGAAGCGGCTGCTCGACGAGACCGGCTGCGACGGGGCGCTGCTCGCGCGCGGGGCGCTCGGGAACCCGTGGCTGTTCGCCGAGGCGGAGACGTTCCTCTCGGGCGGGAGCGTCCCGCCGCGCCCCTCCCGCGGCGAGATCGCCGCGACGATGCTCCGCCACCTCGCCCTGCTCTGCGCGCACTACGGGGAGGGGCACGGCCCCACGGTGTTCCGCAAGCACTTCGCCTGGTACACGCGGGGGATGGCGGGGACGAAGCCGCTCAAGGAGAAGGCCTTCAAGGCGGCGACGGAAGAGGCGATGCGCGGCCTGATCGAGGCGCTGCGGGAAGGCGGCGGATGA
- a CDS encoding tetratricopeptide repeat protein produces the protein MTSRVRLLLLASLVLLALVAYAGMLENRFTNWDDEHLIVRNTTIRSIDPLRLLRCFHLSYPPLTVFTHSLDYRFWGLNPVGYHLTDLFLYALIVAAFFFLAEQLTGDGRAAFAAGTLFAVHPVHVESVAWLSSRKDGVAMLCYLAAFLAYRASERGASTDRGEGAHSHRDAGGGRGFLSLAALLYLGAVWAKPLMATLPLALLLYETALRGRPLRRACRRLAAFAVPLVLTLLAALCLDPHNEIRLPWHGGSPAATARAVLRVGGDYLRMLVFPVRLNALYLVRIPPRCIEIRCLLPLAAWALLAALAAKRRKTGRLFVFCLGWGIASLLPVLQFIPLNVIKADRYLYLPSAAFCLLSGAVWARAARRGMRGGWLAGLGAVAALFLVLTVARGTAWRDSVALWESSIAQDPANPDALNNLGIAYARERRYAEAEEALRRSLSLRPKSGSARNNLANVLILTGRHEEALRELEKAGNLEKDLVYAAQAHHTRGIAHEAMGDPARALEAYERALRLNPVYLDDAPLRARIRRCRAALSPAPRE, from the coding sequence ATGACCTCCCGCGTCCGTCTCCTCCTCCTTGCCTCCCTCGTCCTCCTGGCACTCGTCGCCTACGCCGGGATGCTCGAAAACCGCTTCACCAACTGGGACGACGAGCACCTGATCGTCAGGAACACGACGATCCGCTCGATCGACCCGCTCCGCCTCCTTCGCTGCTTCCACCTCAGCTATCCGCCTCTTACCGTGTTCACGCACTCCCTCGACTACCGGTTTTGGGGCCTGAATCCCGTCGGCTACCACCTGACCGACCTCTTCCTCTACGCTCTCATCGTCGCGGCGTTCTTTTTCCTCGCGGAGCAACTGACCGGAGACGGGCGGGCCGCGTTCGCCGCGGGAACCCTCTTCGCCGTCCACCCCGTGCACGTGGAGTCGGTGGCGTGGCTCTCCAGCCGGAAGGACGGCGTCGCGATGCTCTGCTACCTCGCCGCGTTCCTCGCCTACCGTGCGTCGGAGCGCGGGGCCTCGACCGATCGGGGGGAGGGCGCGCATTCGCATCGGGACGCGGGCGGCGGCCGGGGCTTTCTTTCGCTCGCCGCGCTGCTCTACCTCGGCGCCGTCTGGGCGAAGCCGCTGATGGCGACCCTCCCTCTCGCCCTCCTCCTGTACGAGACGGCGCTCCGGGGCCGGCCGCTCCGCCGCGCCTGCCGGCGCCTTGCGGCGTTCGCGGTCCCGCTCGTCCTCACCCTCCTCGCCGCCTTGTGCCTCGACCCGCACAACGAGATCCGCCTCCCCTGGCACGGCGGAAGCCCCGCCGCGACCGCCCGCGCCGTGTTGCGGGTGGGGGGCGACTACCTCAGGATGCTCGTCTTCCCCGTCCGCCTGAACGCCCTCTACCTCGTGCGCATCCCGCCCCGTTGTATCGAGATCAGGTGCCTGCTCCCGCTCGCGGCGTGGGCTCTGCTCGCGGCCCTCGCCGCGAAGCGGCGGAAAACCGGCCGGCTGTTCGTCTTCTGTCTCGGCTGGGGGATCGCGAGCCTCCTCCCCGTGCTGCAGTTCATCCCCTTGAACGTGATCAAGGCGGACCGGTACCTGTACCTCCCGAGCGCCGCCTTCTGCCTCCTCTCCGGGGCGGTGTGGGCGCGCGCGGCGCGGAGGGGGATGCGCGGGGGATGGCTCGCGGGTCTCGGGGCGGTCGCCGCCCTCTTTCTCGTTCTCACGGTCGCGCGCGGAACGGCGTGGCGGGACAGCGTCGCGCTCTGGGAGTCTTCCATCGCGCAGGATCCGGCGAACCCGGATGCGTTGAACAACCTCGGCATCGCCTACGCGCGGGAGCGGCGCTACGCGGAGGCGGAGGAGGCGCTGCGGCGATCCCTCTCGCTCCGGCCGAAATCCGGCTCCGCCCGGAACAATCTCGCCAACGTCCTCATCCTCACCGGCCGGCACGAGGAGGCGCTGCGGGAACTCGAGAAGGCGGGCAATCTGGAGAAGGACCTCGTCTACGCGGCGCAGGCGCACCACACGAGGGGGATCGCGCACGAGGCCATGGGCGATCCGGCGCGCGCCCTCGAGGCGTACGAGCGGGCGCTGCGCCTCAACCCCGTCTACCTCGACGACGCGCCGCTGCGGGCGCGGATCAGGCGGTGCCGCGCGGCGCTTTCGCCCGCCCCGCGGGAATGA
- a CDS encoding glycosyltransferase family 1 protein, giving the protein MRKVVRYTVIPSLPGRLKPLLDIAYNLWWSWNPRAVELFCGLDPALWETTSHNPVKMLGSLAPEAIEGLLNNDAYLAGMDRVAEELSRYLAHGTWYQKEHDSHLGRTIAYLSAEFGLHECLPLYSGGLGVLAGDYLKSASELGLPLIGVGLAYRFGYFRQYLNLDGWQQETYSENDFYNMPMTLVKDEAGAPVVVDVPFPGRSVFVHIWKVQVGRIPLYLLDTNIEKNSHDDRAITSHLYGGGHEMRIRQELVLGIGGIKALAAIGCPPTVTHMNEGHSAFLALERTRHLMEKHSLSFDEARGLVAATSIFTTHTAVPAGIDRFDADLVRRYLSGYCKKLGLPVETLLDLGREKPGDGGEPFSMAVLACRFASSINGVSKLHGEVSRAMWHRLWPEVPLDEIPIGHVRNGIHTPTWLSDEMVRLYDRHMGTRWRFEPENTKVWERIDKIPDAELWGSCQRLRERLVGYARLKLQEQLKEMGAHSARVAEAAESLDPAALTIGFARRFATYKRASLLMRDPDRLARIVSIPGKPVQFVFAGKAHPADEGGKRLIKEIVHLSEQEPFRNKIIFLENYDMDLARRLVQGVDVWLNTPRRPLEASGTSGMKVVANGGLTVSTLDGWWPEGYNGENGWAIGSGEEYEDGDYQDEVESLALYELLEKEVVPLFYDRGKDGLPRDWIAMMKNSIRTLSPIFNTNRMAGEYTAAMYLPALDRWKAASADGMAAAKEFTRWCAAMREQWNGVQIRDVKISGVSELGVGSELPVEVQVELGKVNPKDVAVELFHGPLNADGEIVHGKAVPLARKKASKNRHEVYTGAIRSAASGQFGFSVRVLPSHPALTHRFETGLLHWWHT; this is encoded by the coding sequence ATGAGAAAAGTCGTGCGCTACACGGTGATCCCGTCTCTCCCCGGGCGGCTGAAGCCGCTCCTCGACATCGCCTACAACCTCTGGTGGTCATGGAACCCGCGCGCGGTGGAGCTGTTCTGCGGCCTCGACCCCGCGCTCTGGGAGACGACCAGCCACAACCCGGTGAAGATGCTCGGCTCCCTGGCACCGGAGGCGATCGAGGGGCTGCTCAACAACGACGCCTACCTCGCGGGGATGGACAGGGTGGCTGAGGAACTGTCGCGGTACCTCGCCCACGGCACCTGGTACCAGAAGGAGCACGACAGCCACCTCGGGAGGACCATCGCGTACCTTTCCGCCGAGTTCGGCCTCCACGAGTGCCTCCCGCTCTACTCGGGGGGCCTCGGCGTCCTCGCGGGCGACTACCTCAAGTCCGCCAGCGAGCTAGGACTCCCGCTGATCGGCGTCGGGCTCGCCTACCGTTTCGGCTACTTCCGCCAGTATCTGAACCTCGACGGCTGGCAGCAGGAGACGTACTCGGAGAACGACTTCTACAACATGCCGATGACGCTCGTGAAGGACGAGGCGGGCGCGCCGGTCGTGGTGGACGTGCCGTTCCCGGGGCGGTCGGTGTTCGTGCATATCTGGAAGGTGCAGGTGGGGCGCATCCCGCTCTACCTCCTCGACACGAACATCGAGAAGAATTCGCACGACGACCGCGCCATCACCTCCCACCTCTACGGCGGCGGACACGAGATGCGGATCAGGCAGGAGCTCGTCCTCGGGATCGGCGGGATCAAGGCCCTGGCGGCGATCGGCTGCCCCCCGACGGTCACGCACATGAACGAGGGGCACTCGGCGTTTTTGGCGCTCGAGCGCACGCGCCACCTGATGGAGAAGCACTCCCTCTCGTTCGACGAGGCGCGCGGGCTCGTCGCCGCGACGAGCATCTTCACCACGCACACGGCGGTCCCCGCCGGCATCGACCGCTTCGACGCCGACCTGGTGCGCAGATACCTCTCCGGGTACTGCAAGAAGCTCGGGCTCCCCGTCGAGACGCTCCTCGATCTCGGCCGCGAGAAACCCGGCGACGGCGGCGAGCCGTTCTCGATGGCGGTCCTCGCCTGCCGCTTCGCCTCGTCGATCAACGGCGTGAGCAAGCTCCACGGCGAGGTCTCCCGCGCAATGTGGCACCGCCTCTGGCCCGAGGTGCCTTTGGACGAGATCCCCATCGGGCACGTCAGGAACGGCATCCACACGCCCACCTGGCTCTCCGACGAGATGGTGCGCCTCTACGACCGCCACATGGGGACGCGGTGGCGCTTCGAGCCGGAGAACACGAAGGTCTGGGAACGGATCGACAAGATCCCCGACGCCGAGCTCTGGGGGAGCTGCCAGCGCCTGCGCGAGCGGCTCGTCGGCTACGCGCGGCTGAAGCTCCAGGAGCAGCTCAAGGAGATGGGGGCGCACAGCGCGCGCGTCGCGGAGGCCGCCGAGTCGCTCGACCCCGCGGCCCTCACCATCGGATTCGCCCGGCGCTTCGCGACCTACAAGCGCGCCAGCCTCCTCATGCGCGATCCGGACCGGCTGGCCCGCATCGTCTCCATCCCCGGCAAGCCGGTCCAGTTCGTCTTCGCCGGCAAGGCGCACCCCGCCGACGAGGGGGGGAAGCGGCTCATCAAGGAGATCGTCCACCTCTCCGAGCAGGAGCCGTTCAGGAACAAGATCATCTTCCTCGAGAACTACGACATGGACCTCGCCCGCCGCCTCGTGCAGGGGGTGGACGTGTGGCTCAACACGCCGCGCCGCCCCCTCGAGGCGAGCGGCACGAGCGGGATGAAGGTGGTCGCCAACGGGGGCCTGACGGTGAGCACGCTCGACGGCTGGTGGCCGGAGGGCTACAACGGCGAGAACGGGTGGGCCATCGGGAGCGGCGAGGAGTACGAGGACGGCGACTACCAGGACGAGGTCGAGAGCCTCGCCCTCTACGAGCTGCTGGAGAAGGAGGTCGTCCCCCTCTTCTACGACCGGGGGAAGGACGGTTTGCCGCGCGACTGGATCGCGATGATGAAGAACTCGATCCGCACCCTCTCCCCGATCTTCAACACGAACCGGATGGCCGGGGAGTACACCGCGGCGATGTACCTGCCCGCGCTCGACCGCTGGAAGGCCGCCTCCGCCGACGGGATGGCCGCGGCCAAGGAGTTCACCCGCTGGTGCGCCGCGATGCGCGAGCAGTGGAACGGCGTGCAAATCCGGGACGTGAAGATCTCGGGCGTCTCGGAGCTCGGGGTGGGCTCCGAGCTCCCCGTGGAGGTCCAGGTGGAGCTCGGGAAGGTGAACCCGAAGGACGTCGCCGTGGAGCTGTTCCACGGCCCCCTGAACGCCGACGGGGAGATCGTGCACGGGAAGGCGGTCCCGCTCGCGCGCAAGAAGGCCTCCAAAAACAGGCACGAGGTCTACACCGGGGCGATCCGTTCCGCGGCGAGCGGGCAGTTCGGCTTCTCCGTCCGCGTGCTTCCGTCCCACCCGGCGCTCACGCACCGGTTCGAGACAGGCCTCCTGCACTGGTGGCACACATAG
- a CDS encoding ADP-ribosylglycohydrolase family protein gives MLGAIAGDIIGSVHEFTCTRTKEFELFASNCFFTDDTVLTVALADSILTNTPYETNLRRFFRLYPDRGYGGSFHHWAMGRKKKPYGSWGNGAAMRISPAGFAYDDLDTVLRKAEEFTAVTHSHPEGIKGGQATAAAVFLARTGASRERIKSFIEDRFQYDLGAHVDEIRPSYGFDASCEGTVPQAIRAFIDSTGFEDAVRTAVSLGGDADTLACITGGIAQAFYGGVPEPIADRVYGILDERLGGITREFTARYCAPFGGRAEAMRDAETPPSEGAETREDEPSKRRDDGRCCCPRCGLTGTREDFGGDPGRGARCPGCGRKIPF, from the coding sequence ATGCTGGGCGCGATCGCGGGCGATATCATCGGCTCCGTCCACGAGTTCACCTGCACCAGGACGAAAGAATTCGAGCTGTTCGCCTCGAACTGCTTCTTCACGGACGACACGGTGCTGACGGTCGCGCTCGCCGACTCCATCCTCACCAATACTCCGTACGAGACCAACCTCAGACGCTTCTTCCGCCTCTACCCCGACCGCGGCTACGGCGGCAGCTTCCACCATTGGGCGATGGGCAGGAAGAAGAAGCCGTACGGGAGCTGGGGGAACGGCGCGGCGATGCGCATCAGCCCCGCCGGCTTCGCCTACGACGACCTCGATACGGTGCTCCGGAAGGCGGAGGAGTTCACCGCCGTCACGCACAGCCACCCTGAGGGGATCAAGGGCGGCCAGGCGACCGCCGCCGCGGTCTTCCTCGCCCGGACGGGCGCCTCGCGGGAGCGGATCAAAAGCTTCATCGAGGATCGGTTCCAGTACGACCTCGGCGCGCATGTCGACGAGATCCGTCCCTCCTACGGATTCGACGCCTCCTGCGAGGGCACGGTGCCGCAGGCGATCCGGGCGTTCATCGACTCGACCGGCTTCGAGGACGCCGTCAGGACCGCGGTGTCGCTGGGCGGCGACGCCGACACGCTGGCGTGCATCACCGGCGGCATCGCGCAGGCGTTCTACGGAGGCGTGCCCGAACCGATCGCGGACAGGGTGTACGGGATCCTCGACGAGCGGCTCGGCGGGATCACGCGGGAGTTCACGGCGAGATACTGCGCCCCGTTTGGCGGCAGGGCGGAGGCGATGCGCGACGCGGAAACGCCCCCTTCCGAGGGCGCAGAAACGCGGGAAGACGAACCGTCGAAGCGGCGGGACGACGGGCGCTGTTGCTGCCCGCGCTGCGGCCTGACCGGCACGCGGGAGGATTTCGGGGGGGACCCGGGGAGAGGCGCCCGGTGCCCGGGATGCGGGAGAAAGATCCCGTTCTGA
- a CDS encoding GDP-mannose 4,6-dehydratase, translating to MKRALITGIAGFAGSHLAAHLLSRGWGVSGIERPGAPCANLDGIGPVRVEKADILDAAAVGRAVADVAPDAVFHLAAVTFLPSVEDSPREALDVNAGGTLVLLEACRRHAPAARFILASSSEVYGKVPPEGMPVREDRRPAPANVYAFTKLCAEEAVRFYARAHGLSAVVLRPFNHIGPRQAPSFVASSFARQVAEIEAGMKEPVVSVGNLDAERDFTDVRDMVRAYALAAERCAPGGIYNIGAGRPLRVGRMLEMLIALSSARIEVRRDPARLRKSDTPVLYGDSAKFAAATGWRPEHPIEETLRLILDWWRARVAARA from the coding sequence ATGAAACGCGCTCTCATCACCGGCATCGCCGGCTTCGCCGGGAGCCACCTCGCCGCGCATCTCCTTTCGCGCGGATGGGGAGTCTCCGGCATCGAGCGCCCCGGCGCCCCGTGCGCCAACCTCGACGGGATCGGCCCCGTGCGCGTTGAAAAGGCGGATATCCTCGACGCGGCCGCGGTGGGGCGGGCGGTGGCGGACGTTGCGCCGGACGCGGTCTTCCACCTCGCCGCGGTCACCTTCCTCCCCTCCGTCGAGGATTCCCCGCGTGAGGCGCTGGACGTGAACGCCGGGGGGACGCTCGTCCTGCTCGAGGCCTGCCGCCGGCACGCCCCCGCGGCGCGCTTCATCCTGGCGAGTTCCTCCGAGGTCTACGGGAAGGTCCCCCCCGAGGGGATGCCGGTCCGCGAGGACCGCCGCCCCGCCCCCGCGAACGTCTACGCGTTCACGAAGCTCTGCGCCGAGGAGGCTGTCCGCTTCTACGCGAGGGCGCACGGCCTGTCCGCGGTGGTGTTGCGGCCGTTCAACCATATCGGCCCCAGACAGGCCCCCTCGTTCGTCGCCTCGTCGTTCGCGCGGCAGGTCGCCGAGATCGAGGCGGGGATGAAGGAGCCGGTCGTCTCGGTGGGGAACCTCGACGCGGAGCGGGACTTCACGGACGTGCGCGACATGGTCCGCGCGTACGCCCTCGCCGCGGAGAGATGCGCGCCGGGGGGGATCTACAACATCGGCGCCGGGCGCCCCCTCCGCGTGGGGCGGATGCTCGAGATGCTCATCGCCCTCTCCTCCGCGCGGATCGAGGTGCGGCGGGACCCGGCGCGCCTCAGGAAATCCGACACCCCGGTCCTCTACGGGGACTCCGCGAAATTCGCCGCGGCGACGGGGTGGAGACCGGAGCACCCGATCGAGGAGACGCTCCGCCTCATCCTCGACTGGTGGCGCGCGCGCGTTGCCGCGCGGGCGTGA
- the gmd gene encoding GDP-mannose 4,6-dehydratase — translation MKTALITGITGQDGSYLAEFLLQKGYRVYGIQRRSSTVTTERVEHLLEEGVRLISADLIDQNSLIRALEEARPSEVYNLGAQSFVPASWAQPILTGEVTALGVTRILEAIRIVNPKIRFYQASSSEMFGKVQETPQTEKTPFYPRSPYGVAKVYGHWITVNYRESYGIHAVSGILFNHESPRRGLEFVTRKVTYGAARIKAGLQKELRLGNLDAKRDWGFAGDYVRAMWLMLQQEKPEDYVIATGTTHSVREMCQIAFERVGLDYRRYVVQDRALFRPAEVHVLTGDPSKARRKLKWKPEVDFRGLIEMMVNADMALVDGMARVDALRR, via the coding sequence ATGAAGACCGCACTGATCACCGGCATCACGGGGCAGGACGGATCGTACCTGGCGGAGTTTCTCCTCCAGAAGGGGTACCGCGTCTACGGCATCCAGCGGCGGAGCAGCACCGTCACCACCGAGCGCGTCGAGCACCTGCTGGAGGAGGGGGTGCGCCTGATCTCGGCCGACCTGATCGACCAGAACTCGCTCATCCGCGCCCTCGAGGAGGCCCGGCCGTCCGAGGTCTACAACCTCGGGGCGCAGTCGTTCGTCCCCGCCTCCTGGGCGCAGCCGATCCTCACCGGCGAGGTCACCGCCCTCGGCGTGACGAGGATCCTCGAGGCGATACGGATCGTCAATCCGAAGATCCGCTTCTACCAGGCCTCCTCGAGCGAGATGTTCGGGAAGGTGCAGGAGACGCCGCAGACGGAGAAGACCCCGTTCTACCCGCGGAGCCCCTACGGGGTCGCCAAGGTCTACGGGCACTGGATTACGGTCAACTACCGGGAGAGCTACGGCATCCACGCGGTCTCGGGGATACTCTTCAACCACGAGTCGCCCCGGCGCGGGCTGGAGTTCGTGACCCGCAAGGTCACCTACGGCGCCGCCCGGATCAAGGCGGGGCTCCAGAAGGAGCTGCGGCTCGGCAACCTCGACGCCAAGCGCGACTGGGGCTTTGCGGGCGACTACGTCCGCGCGATGTGGTTGATGCTCCAGCAGGAGAAGCCGGAGGACTACGTCATCGCCACCGGCACGACGCACTCCGTCCGGGAGATGTGCCAGATCGCCTTCGAGCGGGTCGGGCTCGACTACCGCCGCTACGTCGTGCAGGACCGCGCCCTCTTCCGCCCGGCGGAGGTCCACGTCCTCACCGGAGACCCGTCGAAGGCGAGGAGGAAGCTGAAGTGGAAGCCGGAGGTGGATTTCCGGGGGCTCATCGAGATGATGGTGAACGCGGATATGGCGCTCGTGGACGGGATGGCCCGCGTCGACGCCCTGCGGCGCTAG
- a CDS encoding N-acetyltransferase — protein MPAGCFIHETAVLDEGCEIGAGTKVWHFSHILRGSRIGRDCVIGQNVMIGPDVAVGDGCKIQNNVSLYTGVTLEDDVFVGPSAVFTNVLTPRAFIDRSREFEPTLVRRGATVGANATIVCGVTIGRFALVGAGAVVVADVPDHGLVAGVPARLIGHVCRCGATLGFGTGVEARCASCGSVWERRGDVVAAAAEGSGG, from the coding sequence ATGCCTGCGGGCTGTTTCATCCACGAGACGGCTGTGCTCGACGAGGGCTGCGAGATAGGGGCGGGGACGAAGGTCTGGCACTTCTCCCATATCCTGCGCGGCTCCCGGATCGGCCGGGACTGCGTGATCGGGCAGAACGTGATGATCGGCCCCGACGTGGCCGTCGGCGACGGCTGCAAGATACAGAACAACGTCTCCCTCTACACCGGCGTGACGCTCGAGGACGACGTCTTCGTGGGGCCGTCGGCGGTCTTCACGAACGTCCTCACCCCCCGGGCGTTCATAGACCGGAGTCGGGAGTTCGAGCCGACGCTGGTGCGGAGGGGCGCGACGGTGGGCGCCAACGCCACGATCGTCTGCGGCGTCACGATCGGGCGGTTCGCCCTCGTGGGCGCCGGGGCGGTGGTCGTCGCCGACGTGCCCGATCACGGGCTGGTCGCCGGCGTCCCGGCGCGTCTCATCGGCCACGTCTGCCGGTGCGGTGCGACGCTCGGGTTCGGCACGGGCGTCGAGGCGCGGTGCGCCTCGTGCGGGAGCGTCTGGGAACGCCGCGGCGACGTCGTGGCGGCCGCCGCGGAGGGGAGTGGGGGCTGA